From Desulfuromonadaceae bacterium, one genomic window encodes:
- the pstB gene encoding phosphate ABC transporter ATP-binding protein PstB yields MPTTAPQPTVAPIIAVENVDFFYGPTQALHGINLNFPRKQVTALIGPSGCGKSTLLRCFNRMNDLIDNIDVRGRITLNGDDIYASTTDVIELRRRVGMVFQKSNPFPKSIYENVIYGLRIAGVKDKAVLDEAVERSLNGAALWDEVKDRLHNSALSLSGGQMQRLCIARAIAVNPEVILMDEPCSALDPKSTARVEELIGELREEFTIIIVTHNMQQAARVSDFTAFLYEGFLVEFGQTDKMFMKPKNKQTEDYITGRFG; encoded by the coding sequence ATGCCAACCACCGCACCACAACCCACCGTCGCACCGATCATCGCGGTCGAAAATGTTGACTTCTTCTACGGTCCGACCCAGGCCCTCCACGGGATCAACCTCAACTTTCCGCGCAAACAGGTGACGGCCCTTATCGGTCCCTCCGGCTGCGGCAAGTCGACTCTGTTGCGCTGTTTCAATCGCATGAACGACCTGATCGACAACATCGACGTGCGCGGCAGGATCACCCTTAATGGTGACGATATCTACGCGTCGACCACCGATGTCATCGAACTGCGCCGCCGGGTCGGGATGGTCTTCCAGAAGTCGAATCCATTTCCGAAATCGATCTATGAGAATGTCATTTACGGCTTGCGCATTGCCGGGGTGAAAGACAAGGCGGTGCTGGATGAAGCAGTCGAACGCAGCCTCAATGGGGCGGCGCTGTGGGATGAGGTCAAGGACCGTCTCCACAACTCGGCACTCAGCCTCTCCGGCGGCCAGATGCAGCGCCTCTGCATCGCCCGGGCGATCGCGGTCAACCCCGAGGTGATCCTGATGGATGAGCCGTGCAGCGCCCTTGACCCCAAGTCGACCGCGCGGGTCGAAGAGCTGATCGGTGAGCTGCGCGAGGAATTCACTATCATTATCGTCACCCACAATATGCAGCAGGCGGCACGGGTTTCCGATTTTACCGCTTTCCTTTATGAAGGGTTTCTGGTTGAATTCGGACAGACCGATAAAATGTTCATGAAACCAAAGAATAAGCAGACTGAAGATTACATCACTGGCCGTTTCGGCTGA
- the pstA gene encoding phosphate ABC transporter permease PstA produces the protein MRRNYWKIGEPWVWATGAALSVTLLIAVTLIAVIMVNGLGVFWPGKLQQLELKDGSKLLGELIQSEPVHRGEGLRRQYKIANRDLYGLDFRWIDETEILRADHPATAIVLEREENGDFFGFLDSVYASGLELPAGAAPYAQLSAALDQVSAMKAAGHATDQQLSTASYRLEQLRRDQLKAEYQGVDPRSSSYQELLYEQERLKADFEQLVEQQRKAQTNLRQYQSTFSDANGRTRNIVLADIVQAYRPNQLAWHQQVFFYAAKLKELIVGEPRESNTEGGLFPAIFGTIMLIFTMSLFSFPLGVIAAIYLREYAREGFIVRVVRIAVNNLAGIPSIVYGIFGLGFFVYGIGSNIDKLFFPEQLPTPTFGTGGILWASLTLALLTVPVVIVATEEALGAIPREFREGSLALGATKFQTLLRILLPMASPGIMTGLILAMARAAGEVAPLMITGVVKLAPALPIDGNFPFFHLDRKFMHLGFHIFDIGFQSPNVEAAKPMVFVTTLLLVLIVLALSSLAIWLRNRMKKRYTFSTF, from the coding sequence ATGAGAAGAAACTACTGGAAAATCGGCGAACCGTGGGTGTGGGCAACCGGCGCTGCGCTGAGCGTCACCTTGCTGATCGCCGTTACCCTGATCGCCGTGATCATGGTCAACGGTCTCGGCGTCTTCTGGCCGGGGAAGCTGCAACAACTGGAACTGAAAGACGGCAGCAAACTCCTTGGCGAGCTGATTCAAAGTGAACCGGTCCATCGCGGCGAGGGGTTGCGGCGGCAGTACAAGATCGCCAACCGTGATCTTTACGGCCTCGATTTCCGCTGGATCGACGAAACCGAGATCCTCCGTGCCGACCATCCCGCTACCGCCATCGTCCTCGAACGGGAGGAGAACGGCGACTTTTTCGGTTTCCTCGACTCTGTCTACGCCAGCGGGCTGGAACTCCCCGCCGGAGCCGCCCCGTATGCACAACTGAGCGCGGCGCTCGATCAGGTCAGCGCCATGAAAGCCGCCGGGCACGCTACCGATCAGCAACTCTCCACCGCCAGTTATCGCCTTGAACAGCTCCGCCGTGACCAGCTCAAGGCCGAGTATCAAGGGGTCGACCCGCGTTCCTCTTCCTATCAGGAGCTGCTCTACGAGCAGGAGCGCCTCAAGGCCGATTTTGAACAGTTGGTTGAACAGCAGCGTAAGGCGCAGACGAACCTGCGCCAGTACCAGTCGACCTTCAGCGACGCCAACGGACGCACCAGGAACATCGTGCTGGCCGACATCGTTCAGGCCTACCGGCCCAATCAACTGGCCTGGCACCAGCAGGTCTTCTTCTACGCCGCCAAGCTCAAGGAACTGATCGTTGGTGAGCCGCGCGAATCGAACACCGAGGGCGGCCTTTTCCCGGCGATCTTCGGCACCATCATGCTGATCTTCACCATGAGTCTCTTCAGTTTTCCCCTCGGCGTCATCGCCGCGATCTACCTGCGCGAGTACGCCAGAGAAGGGTTCATCGTGCGGGTGGTGCGCATCGCCGTCAACAACCTGGCCGGAATTCCCTCGATCGTCTACGGTATTTTCGGTCTTGGCTTCTTCGTCTACGGTATCGGCAGTAACATCGACAAACTGTTTTTCCCTGAACAGCTCCCGACCCCGACCTTCGGCACCGGCGGCATCCTCTGGGCCAGCCTGACCCTGGCGCTGCTCACCGTGCCAGTCGTCATTGTCGCCACCGAAGAAGCTCTCGGCGCGATCCCGCGCGAATTCCGCGAAGGTTCGCTGGCCCTTGGCGCGACCAAATTTCAGACCCTGCTGCGGATTTTGCTGCCGATGGCCTCCCCCGGCATCATGACCGGGCTGATCCTGGCGATGGCCCGCGCCGCCGGTGAAGTCGCGCCGTTGATGATCACCGGCGTGGTCAAGCTGGCTCCGGCGCTGCCGATCGACGGCAATTTTCCGTTCTTCCACCTCGACCGGAAATTCATGCACCTTGGTTTTCATATCTTCGATATCGGCTTCCAGTCACCGAACGTCGAAGCCGCCAAACCGATGGTCTTCGTCACCACCCTGTTGCTGGTGCTGATCGTCCTGGCGCTGAGCAGCCTTGCAATATGGCTTCGTAACCGGATGAAAAAACGCTATACTTTCAGCACCTTCTGA
- a CDS encoding phosphate ABC transporter substrate-binding protein yields the protein MFNTSKKLILMSIFSITVVAMMASASFAVQIKVDVNLSDYVKVQGVAGNLGSVGSDTLNNLMTFWAESFRKKYPNVNIQIEGKGSSTAPPALIEGTSQLGPMSRKMKNKEVEAFEARYGFKPTLIGVALDSLAIYVNKDNPLDTLDLKDVDAIFSKTRKGGAAADISAWGQAGLKGEWARKPISLYGRNSASGTYGYFKEKALFKGDYKDTVKEQPGSASVVLGVTEDLSGIGYSGIGYKTSGVKAIALSKGGGEAYAPTYENVLSGNYPLGRLLYIYVAKEPNKPLPKLVKEFLTFVLSKEGQEIVVKDGYLPLTAAVAAKQRALLD from the coding sequence ATGTTCAATACCAGCAAAAAACTGATCCTGATGAGCATTTTCAGTATCACCGTCGTCGCCATGATGGCGAGCGCCAGCTTTGCCGTGCAGATCAAGGTCGATGTCAATTTGAGCGATTACGTCAAAGTTCAGGGCGTCGCCGGGAATCTCGGCAGTGTCGGTTCCGACACCCTCAACAACCTGATGACCTTCTGGGCCGAGTCGTTCCGCAAGAAATACCCCAACGTCAATATCCAGATCGAAGGCAAGGGCTCCAGCACCGCCCCTCCCGCGCTGATCGAGGGCACCTCACAGCTGGGTCCCATGTCACGGAAAATGAAGAACAAGGAAGTCGAGGCGTTTGAAGCCAGGTACGGTTTTAAGCCGACCCTGATCGGGGTGGCGCTCGACTCCCTCGCCATCTACGTCAACAAGGACAACCCGCTCGACACCCTTGATCTGAAAGATGTTGACGCGATCTTTTCCAAAACCCGTAAAGGGGGCGCTGCCGCGGATATTTCAGCCTGGGGGCAAGCGGGGCTGAAGGGTGAATGGGCACGCAAGCCGATCAGCCTCTACGGCCGCAACAGCGCTTCCGGCACCTACGGCTACTTTAAAGAAAAAGCCCTCTTCAAGGGCGATTACAAAGATACCGTGAAAGAGCAGCCAGGTTCTGCGTCGGTCGTCCTCGGTGTCACCGAAGACCTCAGCGGCATCGGCTACTCCGGGATCGGTTACAAGACCTCGGGGGTCAAGGCCATCGCCCTGTCAAAAGGGGGCGGAGAAGCCTATGCACCGACCTACGAGAACGTGTTGAGCGGCAACTACCCGCTGGGGCGTCTGCTCTATATCTACGTTGCCAAAGAGCCGAACAAGCCGCTGCCGAAGCTGGTCAAGGAGTTCCTGACCTTCGTCCTCTCCAAAGAAGGACAGGAGATCGTTGTTAAAGACGGCTACCTGCCGTTGACCGCAGCCGTTGCCGCCAAGCAACGTGCGTTGCTTGACTGA
- a CDS encoding ABC transporter permease subunit, translating into MNKNFSRRAKRTDTLAKVVISCGGVLVIFCVVFILALIAGTALPLFQSPRADIVASFPLPQQPQQEVLALGVDDYLESGFFIDRGGVFNFFEVRHGKGTDQYPAPQPAPDSKLLAIDRYGQMQFGLLWQDGTLTLEKVIFQAFFDEANENQRSIVHRVTRETTFPPGEFGLPLRSLGRLGEDGRRTRIDLLADGQLVVTQLAVNENFLGEVEAEHFSETLDTAEQQITALTINRQGTELYAGTATGTLLRWSLEEPGEAVLRDALTAFDDQRPITALGLVFGDYSLAVGDAQGEVSTWFPVRIAKNSARKVLRRIHDLTPHANAITDIQPSLRDKSLLTLGRNGVLNLDHMTSERHLLSFGERAPLTHYAINTRGDGVVGLTANSTTWVWKLDNPHPEVSWKTLFGKVWYEGYDAPEYAWQSSSASDDFEPKLSLTPLIFGTLKGTFYAMIFAIPLALCGAIYTSQFCRPRLRQTIKPAIEIMAAIPTVIIGFLAALWLAPLIESSLGAVFLSFIFIPAGLMIAIIVWQQLRQHKPLKQIENGFEFLAIVPVLLLTFAAAATLGPLAEKLLFAGDLRQWLFQEMGTRYDPRNCLVIAFGMGFAVIPIIFTIAEDSLSNVPPALKAASLACGASRWQTVWRVILPSASPGIFAGTMIGFGRAVGETMIVLMATGNTAIIELSIFNGMRPLSSNIAVEIPEAPFGGTLYRTLFLSAVILFLMTFVVNTVAEVIRQRLRKKYGRF; encoded by the coding sequence ATGAATAAGAACTTCAGCCGCCGCGCCAAACGCACCGACACCCTCGCCAAAGTGGTCATCTCCTGCGGCGGCGTCCTGGTTATCTTCTGTGTCGTCTTCATCCTCGCCCTGATCGCCGGCACGGCGCTCCCTCTCTTTCAATCTCCTCGCGCCGACATCGTCGCCAGCTTTCCCCTGCCGCAACAGCCACAGCAAGAGGTGCTGGCGCTCGGCGTTGACGATTATCTTGAATCCGGATTTTTCATCGATCGTGGTGGGGTCTTCAATTTTTTTGAAGTTCGTCACGGCAAAGGGACTGACCAATACCCGGCACCGCAGCCCGCTCCCGATTCAAAGCTGCTTGCAATCGATCGCTATGGCCAGATGCAGTTCGGGCTGCTCTGGCAGGACGGCACGCTGACGCTCGAAAAGGTTATTTTTCAAGCGTTCTTTGACGAGGCCAACGAAAATCAACGTTCGATTGTGCACCGCGTCACCCGCGAAACGACATTCCCCCCCGGCGAATTTGGCCTGCCGCTACGTTCCCTGGGACGACTCGGTGAAGACGGCCGCCGCACCCGTATCGACCTGCTGGCGGACGGCCAGCTGGTGGTAACGCAGCTCGCCGTAAATGAAAACTTTCTCGGCGAGGTCGAAGCAGAGCACTTCAGCGAAACCCTCGACACCGCCGAGCAGCAGATCACCGCCCTGACCATCAACCGGCAAGGCACGGAACTGTACGCCGGCACCGCGACCGGGACACTGCTGCGCTGGTCGCTGGAAGAGCCCGGCGAAGCGGTCCTGCGCGACGCGTTGACTGCCTTTGACGATCAGCGTCCGATCACCGCGCTGGGGCTGGTTTTCGGTGACTACAGTCTGGCGGTGGGGGACGCACAGGGCGAGGTCAGCACCTGGTTTCCGGTGCGCATCGCCAAAAACAGCGCCCGCAAGGTGCTCAGGCGGATTCATGATCTGACCCCGCACGCGAACGCGATCACCGACATCCAACCCTCGCTGCGCGACAAGTCGCTCCTTACTCTGGGGCGCAACGGCGTGTTGAACCTCGACCACATGACCAGCGAACGCCACCTGCTCAGCTTCGGCGAGCGCGCCCCGCTGACCCACTATGCCATCAACACCCGCGGTGACGGCGTCGTTGGGCTCACCGCAAACAGCACCACCTGGGTCTGGAAGCTTGACAATCCGCACCCTGAAGTGAGCTGGAAAACCCTCTTCGGCAAGGTCTGGTACGAGGGGTACGACGCCCCCGAATATGCCTGGCAGTCGTCCTCGGCGAGTGACGATTTTGAGCCGAAATTGAGTCTGACGCCGCTGATCTTCGGTACGCTCAAGGGCACCTTCTACGCCATGATTTTCGCCATTCCGCTGGCGCTCTGCGGGGCGATTTACACCAGTCAGTTCTGTCGCCCGCGGCTGCGCCAGACGATCAAACCGGCGATTGAAATCATGGCGGCGATTCCGACCGTGATCATCGGTTTCCTCGCCGCCCTGTGGCTGGCGCCGCTGATCGAAAGTTCGCTCGGGGCGGTCTTTCTGTCGTTCATTTTTATCCCTGCCGGGCTGATGATCGCCATCATCGTCTGGCAGCAGTTGCGCCAGCACAAACCGCTCAAACAGATCGAAAACGGTTTCGAATTTCTGGCCATTGTACCGGTGCTGCTCCTCACCTTCGCGGCGGCAGCGACCCTCGGGCCGCTCGCCGAGAAGCTCCTCTTCGCCGGTGACCTGCGGCAGTGGCTGTTTCAGGAAATGGGCACCCGCTACGATCCGCGCAACTGTCTCGTCATCGCCTTCGGGATGGGGTTTGCGGTCATTCCGATCATCTTCACCATCGCCGAGGATTCACTCTCCAACGTCCCGCCAGCGCTGAAGGCCGCCTCCCTTGCCTGCGGCGCGAGCCGCTGGCAGACGGTCTGGCGGGTGATCCTCCCTTCCGCCAGCCCCGGCATCTTCGCCGGGACCATGATCGGCTTCGGTCGTGCGGTCGGGGAAACGATGATTGTGCTGATGGCGACGGGGAACACGGCGATCATCGAGTTAAGTATCTTCAATGGCATGCGCCCGCTCTCCTCGAATATTGCCGTGGAAATCCCCGAAGCGCCGTTCGGCGGCACCCTCTATCGCACCCTCTTTCTGTCGGCGGTGATCCTGTTTCTGATGACCTTTGTGGTCAATACCGTGGCCGAGGTGATCCGCCAACGGCTGCGCAAAAAATACGGACGGTTTTAG